Genomic DNA from Desulfobaccales bacterium:
TAAGTAATTCCTTATAGTTCACCCATTTGCCAAAGGGGGGTTAGGGGGGATTTGGGGTGTTAAAGTATCTCCTATTACGGAAAAAACTTTTGGCAAACGCTATAATGGTCAAGGGAGGGGAAGAGCACAAGCGGGCGGCCCCCCTCCCTTGCATCCATCTGAATTTTTACTTGTTTGTTCTTACCGACCAAACCTGCAATTCCTGATAGTCAGCAGCCTAGATTACCCCAGCAGGAGACTGGCCTTGACTCAGAGGGGCATTCCCGGAAGCATCGGGGTGGCGAGAACTGGGCCGCGCACCAGTATGACCCTCCGGCCTGGTGGTATTATGGGAATAGCCTGACGGATTGGGGCCGATATTGGGAGATTGGGGATGTGCCTGATAGCCTGCACGATTATAAGAAGAACCAGGATTATTGTGCTGACCCGCGTTGGGCGGCTGTTGTCCCTGATGCTGTTGATCATTCCGCCCATAGACATTCCGGTGCTGGTCCCCCGGACGTTGTTGATGACCATTCCAGCCGTAGGCATTGCCGGAGGGCTGATGCCCCTGACGTTGATGACCATTCCAGCCATTGGCATGGCCCTGAGGGTGATGTCCCTGATGCGGCTGCCTATTCCAGGCGTTAGCATGGCCGCGCGGCTGATGCCACTGACGGTTTTGGCCATTCCAGCCATAGGCATGGCCACGGGGCTGCTGCCACCGATGCGGCTGATTATTTCCGGCGTTAGTATGGCCACGCGGCTGCTGCCACTGACGGTTGTGGCCATTTAACCCATAGGCATGGGCGCGAGGCTGCTGCCCCTGATGCGGCTGCCTATTCCAGGCGTTGGCCTGAGTAGCATGGCTACTCGGCTGGGGCCGGTTGAAAGCCTGACGATTCGGCTGCGGGGCAAAGGGACGGTTAGGCCCCGCCTGGGCGCTCAGAGGGCTCAGAACCATAAACAGACCCAGTGCGAGAATGACGTTACACCATCTTCCTGGTCTCATTTAATTATCCTCCTTGAATTAATTCTGCACTCCGGATTTGCAATTTAGACGGTCGCCCGTGTGAAAACATTAGAGGTTTTTAAATATTTTTTAAAAATTCCAGTTTAAGTTGCCGGATAAGCCTGGATTTGCGGGCTGCGAGTAATAGGGTTGGGGTTGCTGGTAAGGCATTGCAATGATGGGAGCAACAGGCGTGACATAGGCAACCTGCGGTGGTCCTGCGTAGTGCCCATATTCACGGTGATGGTGTGGACCCTTACAGGAGCGCCGGAAATGCTTTTGGTGACGCTCAAAGTTATGATGCCTTGGGCCATCCCACCCATAGGCATTCCCACGAGGGTGGTGATATTTCGGTCTGGCCTGGGCGCCCAGGGGGTTTAAGGCCAGGATAAGACCCATCATCAGGAAAACGCTCAACCATCTCTTCAGGTTCATTCGCTTACCCTCCGAAAAACAGGATTTGCTAATTTAGAAGACGGCCGGCCGGAAAGCGTTAAGAGAGTTTCTTGCAAATTTAAGGAAGCATTCCAGAAATGGTTTTAGGATAAATGAACGTGGCTAGAGATTATTGCCGGATGAGTTGATGATTACCAGCTTCGACAATTATCACCTCACCCCGAAAATTCCAGGTTTGATCTTCTTATTAGATGGATTGGGAATTCTTGGCTTTTTGCGAAACTATCAGGGTTCACTCTGCGGTTTTTTCGACAACAAGTTCTACCTCCTTCACGGCCCGGGCCTCGGCCTGGCGCACGGTGAACTTGAGATTGCGGAACTGCAACTGCTCCCCGGCCCGGGGCAAATCCCCCAACTGAGCAATGAGAAACCCGGCCAGGGTTTCATAATCCCCGGCGGGCAGTCTCAGGTGGAGAGATTCGTTTAGGGCCTTGATTTCAGTGCGGGCGCTGACCAGGTAATGGCCTTCCCCCAGCTTCTTGAAGGGCGCAATCTCCTGATCAAATTCGTCAATGATCTCGCCGACGATCTCTTCTAAGAGGTCTTCGATGGTGACAATGCCCACCGCGCCGCCGTATTCGTCCACCACCACGGCCAGGTGGTTCCCCTGGCGCTGCATCTCGGCCAGCAGCCGGTCGATTTTTTTGAGTTCCGGGACAAAGGCCACCGAGCGCATGATGGTGCGAACGGGGCGTTCCAGGTCGTCTTCGCCCAACAGGTCGAAGTCATGCACCACCCCGATGAGGTTGTCGATGCGGTGGTGATAGACCGGCAGGCGGGAAAAGCGGGAAGTGCGGAATTCTTCCAAGGCCTGGCTCATGGTCAGGGTGTCCGGGATGGCGGTCACCCGGATCAGCGGCACCATGACTTCCTTGACGCTGCGCAGGGAAAATTGCAGAATGCGGTGGATAAAAATGCGTTCCTTGCGCTCCAGGTCGACTTCGGGGCCGCTTTTGGCCACCACCAGATGCAAATCTTCCCGGCTGATAAAGGGCAACTTGCTGGTGTGGCGCGCCCCGGTCAGCCAGAGCGCCACGCGGCTTAAGCCCGCGAAGATGAAGGTGAGGGGATAAAGAACCCAGGATATGACCCAGAGGATGGGTCCCAGGCGCCTGGCCAGACGGGTGGAGTGCTGGCGGCCGATGGATTTGGGGGTAATCTCCGCGAAGATCAGAATCAAGGGCGGCAGCAGCAGCATGGCCAAGATTTCTCCCCCGGTCCCCATGGTTTCCAGCAAAAAGGCGCTGACCAGAATCGTATTGCTGATTTCCGACAGGTTGGAGCCCAGGAGGGTGGTGGCCAGCAGGCGCTCCGGCCGTTCCAGCAGCTTCAGGGCCCTGGCCGCCCCCCGGTCCCCCTGTTCCGCCCAATGCCGGAGACGGCGGCGGCTGGCTGAAATAAGGGCGATCTCAGACCCGGAGAAAAAAGCTTCCAGCAGCAGGAAAGGGATAAAAATAAGGAGCAGGCCAATAATCATGGGGTTTGCCGCCGCACTTCCAGATCCAGGATGCGGGTGCCCTTCATCCGCAACACTCGAAAAATGAGCTTTTCATCTGCGTCATATTGAATGACCCGGCCCTCCCGGGGCAAGGAGCCGCAGAGGTTAAGAACCAGGCCGCCGATGGTATCGAATTCCTCGGCCGGCAGGTTCAGGTTAAGTGCATCGTTGAAGTCCGCCAGAGACATGGCTCCCTTGACCCGCCAGACTTCCGGGGACACCTGCTCCAGGACTTTTTCCTCGACCTTGAATTCCTGGGGAATTTCGCCACAGAGCTCCTCCAGCAGGTCTTCCACCGTGATCAGACCCACCAAACTGCCGTATTCATCCACCACCAGGGCCAGGCGCTGGCGGTGGGTCTGGAGTTCGGTTAAAAGGTCAAAGGCTCGCTTATTTTCCGGGACATAATAGGCCGGGCGCAGGAGATGCCGGGGCAGTTCACCTGCGCAGGGGATTGGATGGCACAACTCCAGAATGTCCTTGGAATGGAGGACCCCCAGCACGTGGTCGTGGGTCTCCTCATAAATGGGCACCCGGGAGAACCGGGACCGTTTTATGGCCTGGATTATCTCCGGGAAAGGCAGGTCAGCGGGAAGAGAAAACATGTCGGGCCGGGGCACCATGATCTGACTTACCCTGACCTCCCCGAAGTCCAACACGTTCTGAATGAAATCCCGTTCCAAGGCGGCGATCATCCCTCCCCGATGGCTTTCTTCCACCATGCGGACAAAATCTTCCTGATGCACGGCGGGCACCTGGAGGTCAGGCCGAAACCCCAAGGCAGCCAGGATTCCCCGGCTGGTCTGAAGCAGCACCACCCGGACAGGAGCAAAGACCGTCAGGGCCACCCGCACCAAGGGGGCCAAGCGCAGCGCCAGGCGAGCCGGATACGTGAGGGCCACGGACTTGGGAATGATTTCTCCCAGGAGCAGGAGAATGGGGGACATCACCAACAGGGCGATCCACTTACCCCGGTCCCCCCAGATGCTTAAGGCCAGGGAAGCGGCCAGCACCGATGCCAGGATGGTGATGATATCAACCCCTATCAAGAGGGTGATCAGGAGACGCTGCGGCTGCTTCAGGAGAGATTCCACCAGCTCCCCCCGGGCTTTGCTCCGTTCCTTGAGGCGCAGACGGTCAAGGGGACTCAAGGCAAAAAGAGAGGTTTCGGCGGCGGCAAAGAAAATGTAGAGGATGAGCAGCCCACCCAGGGCAAGCCAGCGAGTTAAATAGGGATATGAAAGGATGGAATCCACTTTTTCAGCAGTCAGTGACCAGCATCTTAAAGGGTGCGCAGACTCGGTTTCTCATGAAAAAGGGTCGGCGGCCTCTTCCGGCAAGGCCACGTTGAAGGCAAAGATCACGCCGGCGATCATGCGGTAAAAGCCCACCAACACCACAAGCTCGATGACACCCTTGATCCCCACCTGGCCGGCCAACGCCTCCTGGACCTCAAGCGGAATGGAGTGCAGTTCCAGGGCGCACCTGGCCACCTTGGTCAAATACAACATTCCGTTTGAAAGGGGGGGGCCAGGCTTATTCTTATTATCATTATCAAAAGATCTGCAATATTGCCTGACATTATGTTGTCGCAGGCTTTAGCCTGCATGAGCACAGGCTGGAAAGCCTGTGCTACCGGCGAAAAGCCGTTTTGATTTTTCAACCGGGTGATAGACCCCAGGTCAAACCATGTAGGCGAAGGTAGGGGCGGGTTTGAAACCCGCCCCTACAGATTAAACGCTATAAGCTAGACCACCAGGTGTGAAGGCGGCGTGGTCACCCGTGACTTAGGGGTTCCGGCTTTTTTGCCCTCTTTGAAAGGGGAGCGCAGCAAGGCCTCGTTCAGGACCTCGTCCATATCGGCCACGGGCACGAATTTGAGGCGGCGCTTGACGTTTTTGGGAATTTCCACCAGGTCCTTCTTGTTGGCCAAGGGAATGATGACCTTCTGGACCCGGGCCCGGAGCGCCGCGATGGCCTTCTCTTTGAGGCCGCCGATGGGCAGCACCTTGCCCCGGAGGGTGATTTCCCCGGTCATGGCCACGTCCCGGCGCACCGGAATCTGGGTGAGGGCCGAGATCAGGGCGGTGGCCATGGTGACTCCGGCCGAGGGACCGTCCTTGGGGGTAGCGCCCGCGGGCACGTGGATATGGATGTCCAGCTTCTCATAGAAATCCGGCTCCAGGTTGAGGCGGTCGGCCCGGGCGCGGGCGTAACTCAAGGCCGCCTGGCCAGACTCCTTCATGACGTCGCCCAACTGACCGGTAAGGATGAGCTGGCCTTTGCCTTTCATCAGGCTGACTTCTATCGGCAGGGTCTCGCCGCCCACCTGGGTCCAGGCTAGCCCGGTGGCCACACCAATTTCGTCTTTCTCCACTTCGCCTTCGGGCAGATAGCGAGGCGGTCCCAGGTAGATATGCAGGTTTCCCCGGCTGACCGCGAACGGCCCTTTCTCGCCTTCGGCGATCTTACGGGCCACCTTGCGGCACAGAGAGCCGATCTCCCGCTCCAGGTTGCGGAGCCCCGCCTCCAGGGTGTAGTACATGATGACCTGCTTGATCACTTCGTTGGAGATCTTGAAATCGCGGGCGGTCAGGCCATTTTCAGTCAGTTGCCGGGGCAGGAGGTGGCGGAGCACGATCTCAAGTTTCTCTTCTCCGGTGTAGCCCGCCAGGCGGATGACCTCCATGCGGTCACGGAGCGCCGAGGGGATGGGGTCCACCAGGTTGGCGGTGGTGATGAACATCACCTTGGACAGGTCGAAGGGCACATTGAGATAGTGGTCGCTGAAGGAATGGTTCTGCTCCGGGTCCAGGACCTCCAAAAGCGCCGCGGCGGGGTCGCCCCGAAAATCCATGCCGATCTTGTCCACTTCATCCAGGATGAAGACGGGATTATTGGAGCCGGCGTTTTTGACCCCCTGGATTATCCGCCCCGGCAGGGCTCCGATATAGGTGCGCCGGTGGCCGCGGATTTCGGCTTCATCCCGCATGCCCCCCAAAGAGATACGCACGAACTTGCGCCCCATGGCCCGGGCGATGGACTGCCCCAGGGAGGTCTTGCCCACTCCCGGAGGCCCCACAAAACAGAGGATGGGGCCTTTCATCTTCTTATTGAGTTTGCGGACGCTCAAGTACTCCAGGATACGGTCTTTGACCTTTTCCAGGTCGAAATGGTCTTCATCCAGGATCGCCTTGGCTTCTTTGACCTCAAGCTTGTCACGGGTGCCCTTGCTCCAAGGCAAAGACACCAGCCAATCCAGGTAGGTGCGGACGATGGAGGACTCGGCCGCGTCGGGGTGCATCTGCTCCAGGCGGGAGAGTTGCTTGACAGCCTCTTCCTCCGCCTCCTTGGGCATCCGGGCCCGGTTGATCTTAAGACGATACTCCTCCATCTCCTTGCTGGTCTCGTCCAGGTCGCCCAGTTCTTTTTTGATGGCCCTGAGCTGTTCCCGCAAGAAATATTCCCGCTGGGTGCGGTCCATTTCTTCCCGAGCCTGGTTCTGGATTTTGGCCTGGATGGCGGAGACTTCCATTTCCTTACGCAGAAAATCGTTGACCTTGATGAGACTCCGGATGGGGTCCATCTCCTCCAGAACCAGTTGGGCCTCTTCGATTTTTAGACGCAAGTTGGCTGCCACCAAGTCCGCCAGGTGCCCGGGTTCCTCGATGGATTCCAGGATGGCTAGAAGATCCGGGCTCATGATGCCTTTAAGGGTCAAAATCTTCTCGGACATCTCCCGGGCGTTACGCATCAGGGCCTCGGCCTCTGGAGAAATCTCGGTAACGGTGGCCTCGGGCAAAACTTCCAGGCCCACCTGGAAGTAGGGGCGCTCCTGGACATACTCCTGGATCATGGCTTTAGACTTGCCCTGGACCAGGATTTTCAGACGCCCATCCGGAAGTTTCAGCATGCGCAGGATGAGGCTTACCGTGCCGACGGTATAGATTTCTTCGGGCTCGGGATTCTCGACGCTTTGATCTTTCTGGGTGGCCAGAAAGATCAGACGATCTTCGGCCAGGGCCGCTTCGATAGCCAGCACCGAGGTCTCCCGTCCCACAAACAGGGGCAGCACCATATTGGGAAAAACCACCACGTCCCGGACCGCCAACATGGGCAGTTCGCCGGGAATGATGATTTGATGTTGTTCTTCGTCTTTCGTTGCCATGTTATCTCCTGAAGGCTGTGGATAAGTCGGTATGCAAGCGGACGCCAATGAGGCGGCGAGGTGGAATTCCGGGCCGGCAGATAGTAATCATTTTCAAGATAAGTCTCCCATAGCAGAATTTCCCGTCGCGGTCAACCTGAACGTCATTGTACCCTATACAAGATAATAATGATTATTTTTGATGCAACGTGCAACTTTGGAGATTGGGGCTGGAATTTGAGCCAGAACTGAGGAAACCCTAAGGCCACCAGGAGTGCCAGTCGCCGTAGAGGGTGAAAACCCGGCGGCGATATTGAGTGACAAATGCCTCGTTCACGGCATAAATCTGGATGCCCCGGATGGCGGCGTATTGCACGTGGGCGTTTTCTTCTTCCAGGAGCAAAAGATGTAAGCGAACCGGGGCAAAGAGCGGCGCGAGATCGTCTTCCAACTGTTTTCGCAACCTTTGTCCCTCCCAGTAATCCAGGGGATGTTCCAGCAACACCACGCCCAGATCCAGGTCGGACTCCGGGGCCCCCTGGACGTCTTCACCCGCGAGCAGGCGGGGCCCCAGTTCTTTCTGGGAGCCAAAGAAATAGGCCAGGCCGATACCATTAGTTAATAGGAAATTTAAAAACTGATTTCTGCGACTATGGTGGGGTTGATAATCCATTAACTTAAACTTAACGTAGGTGCAAAGTGCTTGAGTAGGTGAAAATCTTGGGGCTTTTTTAGAGAGTATGCTATATTATGCCGATTAAGAAACAACTCGGGGGGGGAAAGAAATGGGGGGGGAAACCATTTCAGTCCGCAGCCAGTCTGTGATTGACGCGCTTCCCAGAATACATCTCAACAGAATCGAACGCGCTGCCCAACGAGCCACTGCCGCCATGCTGCAGATGCAGGATCCGGCGGGATACTGGTGGGCCGAACTGGAGTCCAACGTCACCATTACCGCGGAGTATATCATGCTCCATCGGTTTTTGGGTCTGGACGAGGGCAAGGTGCCGCGGATGGTTGCGGATATTCTGGAGAAGCAACTGGACAACGGCGGCTGGTCCATCTGGCATGGGGATGGCGGCGAGATCAGCGCCTCGGTGGAAGCCTACCTGGCTCTGAAAATGGCGGGGCTATCGGCTCAAGACCCGCGCCTGGTTAAAGCCCGGGAGTTTATCTGCGCCAAGGGCGGGGCATTAAAGGCCCGGGTCTTTACCCGCATCTTTCTGGCCCTGTTCGGTCAGGTGAGTTGGGACGGGATTCCGCTGTTGCCGGTGGAGTTCATGCTCCTGCCGTCCTGGTCCGGGCTGAGTATCTATGAATTTTCCAGTTGGACCCGGCTCACCGTCGTACCCTTAATGATCATCATGGCCAAGCGTCCGGTGCACCACCTGCCGCCTTCACAGGGAGTGCAGGAACTTTTTTTGTGTGCGGACGAACCGTTTTCCCACCACCGGGTGCGCTGGAAAGGCCTAGCGCCGCTGTTGGAAAATGTCTTTGTCATTCTGGACCGGATTCTGAAGATCTATGCCTGGTTGCGCCTCCCCTGGCCCCGGCATTTTGCTCTCCGGCAAGCCGAAAAGTGGATTCTGGAACATCAAGAGGAGAGCGGCGATTGGGGGGGAATTCAGCCGCCCATGGTCAACTCCCTTTTGGCCCTGCACTGCCGGGGGTACGACCTGGAGCACGACGTCATGCAGCGGGGCCTGCAGGCCCTGGAGTTTTTCA
This window encodes:
- a CDS encoding hemolysin family protein, with the translated sequence MIIGLLLIFIPFLLLEAFFSGSEIALISASRRRLRHWAEQGDRGAARALKLLERPERLLATTLLGSNLSEISNTILVSAFLLETMGTGGEILAMLLLPPLILIFAEITPKSIGRQHSTRLARRLGPILWVISWVLYPLTFIFAGLSRVALWLTGARHTSKLPFISREDLHLVVAKSGPEVDLERKERIFIHRILQFSLRSVKEVMVPLIRVTAIPDTLTMSQALEEFRTSRFSRLPVYHHRIDNLIGVVHDFDLLGEDDLERPVRTIMRSVAFVPELKKIDRLLAEMQRQGNHLAVVVDEYGGAVGIVTIEDLLEEIVGEIIDEFDQEIAPFKKLGEGHYLVSARTEIKALNESLHLRLPAGDYETLAGFLIAQLGDLPRAGEQLQFRNLKFTVRQAEARAVKEVELVVEKTAE
- a CDS encoding hemolysin family protein, which codes for MDSILSYPYLTRWLALGGLLILYIFFAAAETSLFALSPLDRLRLKERSKARGELVESLLKQPQRLLITLLIGVDIITILASVLAASLALSIWGDRGKWIALLVMSPILLLLGEIIPKSVALTYPARLALRLAPLVRVALTVFAPVRVVLLQTSRGILAALGFRPDLQVPAVHQEDFVRMVEESHRGGMIAALERDFIQNVLDFGEVRVSQIMVPRPDMFSLPADLPFPEIIQAIKRSRFSRVPIYEETHDHVLGVLHSKDILELCHPIPCAGELPRHLLRPAYYVPENKRAFDLLTELQTHRQRLALVVDEYGSLVGLITVEDLLEELCGEIPQEFKVEEKVLEQVSPEVWRVKGAMSLADFNDALNLNLPAEEFDTIGGLVLNLCGSLPREGRVIQYDADEKLIFRVLRMKGTRILDLEVRRQTP
- the lon gene encoding endopeptidase La, yielding MATKDEEQHQIIIPGELPMLAVRDVVVFPNMVLPLFVGRETSVLAIEAALAEDRLIFLATQKDQSVENPEPEEIYTVGTVSLILRMLKLPDGRLKILVQGKSKAMIQEYVQERPYFQVGLEVLPEATVTEISPEAEALMRNAREMSEKILTLKGIMSPDLLAILESIEEPGHLADLVAANLRLKIEEAQLVLEEMDPIRSLIKVNDFLRKEMEVSAIQAKIQNQAREEMDRTQREYFLREQLRAIKKELGDLDETSKEMEEYRLKINRARMPKEAEEEAVKQLSRLEQMHPDAAESSIVRTYLDWLVSLPWSKGTRDKLEVKEAKAILDEDHFDLEKVKDRILEYLSVRKLNKKMKGPILCFVGPPGVGKTSLGQSIARAMGRKFVRISLGGMRDEAEIRGHRRTYIGALPGRIIQGVKNAGSNNPVFILDEVDKIGMDFRGDPAAALLEVLDPEQNHSFSDHYLNVPFDLSKVMFITTANLVDPIPSALRDRMEVIRLAGYTGEEKLEIVLRHLLPRQLTENGLTARDFKISNEVIKQVIMYYTLEAGLRNLEREIGSLCRKVARKIAEGEKGPFAVSRGNLHIYLGPPRYLPEGEVEKDEIGVATGLAWTQVGGETLPIEVSLMKGKGQLILTGQLGDVMKESGQAALSYARARADRLNLEPDFYEKLDIHIHVPAGATPKDGPSAGVTMATALISALTQIPVRRDVAMTGEITLRGKVLPIGGLKEKAIAALRARVQKVIIPLANKKDLVEIPKNVKRRLKFVPVADMDEVLNEALLRSPFKEGKKAGTPKSRVTTPPSHLVV